One Paracidovorax avenae ATCC 19860 genomic region harbors:
- a CDS encoding type VI secretion system Vgr family protein — MTRRVTIQTPLGEQLQFRQLRGSEELSQLFSFDIDLLSEGRDIDPKALLGKTATVEIETEGGGKRYLDGLVTRFGMQGQDHRLYSYHLRLQPWLWVATRRQDFRIFQFKTVPQIVQEVLGRYGYPMQLKLTRAYRAWDYCVQYGESDFDFVSRLLEHEGAYYYFQHASGQHTLVIADDIVAGHEPLPGAAVIPFYPPEKSAVADRENIHAWTLGEEIKPGRYYNDDYDFKKPRSDLSNMRQQPPGHAHDAYEIYEWPGGYVQHGDGEQYARVRLQEGLTGHSTVRGESRHRSLATGYTFTLENYPRGDQNRQYLITGVTYHLHENPRSSSFNSAKPGESLKHNEEQGSFQKFSLTAQPTSLPYTPARTTPKPRTTGPQTAVVVGPAGEEIWTDEYGRIKVQFHWDRLGAMDENSSCWMRVATSWAGSGFGAISIPRIGQEVIVDFLNGDPDYPIVTGSVYNAANMPPWALPGNATQSGIKTKSSKGGAFGDGMKNGAGDANAIRFEDKKGAEQVWLHAQKDQLIEVENDEDHWVGQDRRKTIDRDETNTIHRDRTETVDRDEKITVHNNRTERVDHDETISIGDNRKEDVGIDETVSIGKNRSKTIGRNEKDKIGNNWSIKVGSFKTETIGLAYLQNVGLAKMVNIGAAYNVNVGAAMVVNVGLNQSTNVLMNRSVTVGQSQTTKVGADRTDETSDNYTENVGKNSATTVGEVRTLSVGKEMSVTVGDAIEIQCGKAVLRMTSDGTVQINGQTISIAGSSKVTVSSPDSHVNPA, encoded by the coding sequence ATGACACGCCGCGTCACCATCCAGACGCCCCTGGGAGAGCAGCTGCAGTTCCGGCAGTTGCGGGGCAGCGAGGAGCTGAGCCAGCTTTTCTCCTTCGACATCGACCTGCTCTCGGAGGGGCGCGACATCGATCCCAAGGCGCTGCTGGGCAAGACGGCGACGGTGGAGATCGAGACCGAAGGCGGCGGCAAGCGGTACCTGGACGGCCTGGTCACGCGCTTCGGCATGCAGGGGCAGGACCATCGGCTCTATTCGTACCACCTGCGCCTGCAGCCCTGGCTGTGGGTGGCCACGCGGCGGCAGGACTTCCGCATCTTCCAGTTCAAGACCGTCCCGCAGATCGTGCAGGAGGTGCTGGGCCGCTACGGCTACCCGATGCAACTCAAGCTCACGCGCGCCTACCGCGCCTGGGACTACTGCGTGCAGTATGGCGAAAGCGACTTCGACTTCGTCTCGCGCCTCTTGGAGCATGAAGGCGCGTACTACTATTTCCAGCACGCGAGCGGCCAGCACACCCTGGTGATCGCCGACGACATCGTGGCCGGCCACGAGCCCTTGCCGGGCGCGGCCGTGATCCCGTTCTACCCGCCCGAGAAGTCCGCCGTGGCGGACCGCGAGAACATCCACGCCTGGACGCTGGGCGAGGAGATCAAGCCGGGCCGGTACTACAACGACGACTACGACTTCAAGAAGCCGAGGTCGGATCTTTCCAACATGCGCCAGCAGCCGCCAGGGCATGCGCACGATGCGTACGAGATCTACGAATGGCCGGGCGGCTACGTGCAGCACGGCGACGGCGAGCAATATGCCCGCGTGCGCCTGCAGGAGGGCCTGACGGGCCACAGCACCGTCCGGGGGGAATCGCGCCACCGCAGCCTCGCGACGGGCTACACCTTCACGCTGGAGAACTACCCGCGGGGCGACCAGAACCGCCAGTACCTCATCACCGGCGTCACCTACCACCTGCACGAGAACCCGCGAAGCTCATCCTTCAACAGTGCCAAGCCTGGGGAATCGCTCAAGCACAACGAAGAGCAGGGGTCGTTCCAGAAGTTCAGCCTCACGGCCCAGCCCACGAGCCTGCCCTACACCCCCGCGAGAACAACCCCGAAGCCACGCACGACAGGCCCGCAGACCGCCGTCGTGGTGGGCCCGGCCGGCGAGGAAATCTGGACGGACGAATACGGCCGCATCAAGGTGCAGTTCCACTGGGACCGGCTGGGTGCGATGGACGAGAACTCCAGTTGCTGGATGCGGGTGGCGACCAGTTGGGCGGGCTCTGGGTTCGGGGCGATCTCGATCCCGCGCATCGGCCAGGAGGTCATCGTGGACTTCCTGAACGGCGACCCGGACTACCCCATCGTCACGGGCAGCGTCTACAACGCGGCGAACATGCCGCCCTGGGCCTTGCCGGGCAATGCCACGCAGTCGGGCATCAAGACGAAGTCGAGCAAGGGCGGGGCGTTCGGCGACGGGATGAAGAACGGCGCGGGCGACGCGAACGCGATCCGCTTCGAGGACAAGAAGGGCGCGGAGCAGGTGTGGCTGCATGCGCAGAAGGACCAGCTCATCGAGGTGGAGAACGACGAGGACCACTGGGTGGGGCAGGACCGGCGCAAGACCATCGACCGGGACGAGACGAACACCATCCACCGGGACCGCACCGAGACCGTGGACCGCGACGAGAAGATCACGGTGCACAACAATCGCACGGAGCGGGTGGACCACGACGAGACGATCAGCATCGGCGACAACCGAAAAGAAGATGTTGGCATCGACGAGACGGTCTCCATCGGCAAGAACCGCAGCAAGACCATCGGCCGCAACGAGAAGGACAAGATCGGCAACAACTGGTCCATCAAGGTCGGCAGCTTCAAGACCGAGACCATCGGCCTGGCCTACCTGCAGAACGTGGGCCTGGCGAAGATGGTGAACATCGGCGCGGCCTACAACGTGAACGTGGGCGCGGCCATGGTGGTGAACGTGGGGCTCAACCAGTCCACCAACGTGCTCATGAACCGGTCCGTCACCGTGGGGCAGAGCCAGACCACGAAGGTCGGCGCGGACCGCACGGACGAGACCTCCGACAACTACACGGAGAACGTGGGCAAGAACTCGGCCACCACCGTGGGCGAAGTGCGCACCCTGAGCGTGGGCAAGGAAATGTCCGTCACGGTCGGCGATGCGATCGAGATCCAGTGCGGCAAGGCCGTGCTGCGCATGACCAGCGACGGCACGGTGCAGATCAACGGACAGACGATTTCCATCGCGGGCAGCTCGAAGGTGACGGTCTCGTCGCCGGACAGCCACGTCAATCCCGCTTGA
- a CDS encoding bifunctional diguanylate cyclase/phosphodiesterase, whose translation MASLSVRLQWAVSAAVAALVLGIAGAAAGLIVNARHVAVAESDTQVARFAAGAEAALNRALLGLDVLLASTDDMIELWSERMPRTDPEFIGKLLRSASRQNILVRSVVLIDPRRNVVAASDAMGSRVLQELPAGFFDEAMSQGMPTLVLSAPTVSFASSERILYAARPIRSPSGERLLAVLQVPVSMLAAVLAQGADIPGLEVTLERGRGELIIGTSGRGEARSRARVPSLGDDAPAFSTWDQPARLTGVPALVVARPILYPGLWITASLPEASALASWRSERNAIAAVAALLIATALAAGGFAMAYLRRISRARNDLARSKSTLEQALGSMVSGFVLLDSGHRVLQWNQRYEEIFPWLRAMMEVGLPFRSVLEATSRYYLPDADEAMRREWVEQRLLLQRETRGTHEQMLPNGHFIQITERATPEGGLMITYHDVTDMRRASAEIENLAFYDPLTGLPNRRLLLDRLHQALATAQRSHQFGALLFLDLDQFKTLNDTQGHEMGDLLLQQVALRLRVCARPADTVARLGGDEFVVMMSDLSHDRQEAATIARRIGEKILHAVAQPYHLQQQMHQNTCSVGAAIFGDQRQTAADLLKQADIAMYQVKAQRGNALCFFDPQMQVVISQRARLESDLQAAIAAQEFVLYYQPQFSRAGEVIGAEGLLRWKHPERGLIAPGEFIAVAEESELIVPIGQWVLRTACAQLAAWSGDPRLAGLHIAVNVSARQFRHPDFVTSVVEALQHAGVKPHLLELELTESLVLDNVDDSVAKMHLLRTKGVRFSVDDFGTGYSSLAYLTRLPLHQLKIDQSFVRNLGKRPTDDVIVQTIIGMARNLDLEVIAEGVETQEQRDFLDRHGCDLYQGYLFARPMPAQDFLVRYGSVASEQPD comes from the coding sequence ATGGCGTCGCTGTCGGTCCGCCTGCAATGGGCCGTGTCCGCGGCGGTCGCGGCGCTCGTGCTCGGTATCGCGGGGGCTGCCGCGGGGCTGATCGTGAACGCGCGGCACGTGGCCGTGGCCGAGAGCGATACGCAGGTGGCACGCTTCGCCGCGGGCGCCGAGGCGGCCCTGAACCGCGCGCTGCTGGGCCTGGACGTCCTGCTGGCCAGTACCGACGACATGATCGAGCTGTGGAGCGAGCGCATGCCCCGCACCGATCCGGAGTTCATCGGCAAGCTGCTGCGAAGCGCCTCCCGGCAGAACATCCTCGTGCGTTCGGTCGTGCTGATCGACCCGCGGCGCAACGTGGTGGCCGCGTCGGATGCCATGGGCTCGCGCGTGCTCCAGGAGCTTCCGGCGGGCTTCTTCGACGAGGCGATGTCCCAGGGCATGCCCACCCTGGTGCTGAGCGCCCCCACGGTCAGCTTCGCCAGTTCCGAGCGCATCCTGTATGCGGCGCGGCCCATCCGCTCCCCGAGCGGGGAGCGCCTGCTGGCGGTGCTGCAGGTGCCCGTGAGCATGCTCGCCGCGGTGCTGGCCCAGGGGGCGGACATCCCAGGGCTGGAGGTCACCCTGGAGCGCGGCCGGGGCGAGCTGATCATCGGCACCTCCGGCCGCGGCGAGGCGCGCAGCCGGGCGCGCGTGCCTTCGCTGGGCGACGACGCCCCGGCCTTCAGCACCTGGGACCAGCCGGCGCGCCTGACCGGGGTGCCCGCCCTGGTGGTCGCCCGCCCCATCCTCTACCCGGGCCTCTGGATCACGGCGAGCCTGCCCGAGGCATCGGCGCTGGCCAGCTGGCGCTCCGAGCGCAATGCCATCGCCGCGGTCGCGGCCCTGCTGATCGCCACCGCGCTGGCGGCGGGCGGTTTCGCCATGGCCTACCTGCGCCGCATCAGCCGTGCGCGCAACGACCTCGCACGCTCCAAATCCACGCTGGAGCAGGCCCTGGGCTCCATGGTCAGCGGCTTCGTGCTGCTGGATTCCGGCCACCGCGTCCTGCAGTGGAACCAGCGGTACGAGGAAATCTTTCCGTGGCTGCGCGCCATGATGGAAGTGGGCCTGCCGTTCCGCTCCGTGCTGGAAGCCACGTCCCGCTACTACCTGCCCGACGCCGACGAGGCCATGCGCCGCGAGTGGGTCGAGCAGCGGCTGCTGCTGCAGCGCGAGACCCGGGGCACGCACGAGCAGATGCTGCCCAACGGCCATTTCATCCAGATCACCGAGCGCGCCACGCCCGAGGGCGGGCTCATGATCACCTACCACGACGTGACGGACATGCGCCGGGCCAGCGCGGAGATCGAGAACCTCGCCTTCTACGATCCGCTCACCGGGTTGCCCAACCGGCGGCTGCTGCTCGACCGGCTGCACCAGGCCCTGGCCACCGCGCAGCGGTCGCACCAGTTCGGCGCGCTGCTCTTCCTGGACCTGGACCAGTTCAAGACCCTCAACGACACGCAGGGCCACGAGATGGGCGACCTGCTGCTGCAGCAGGTGGCGCTGCGGCTGCGGGTCTGCGCGCGCCCTGCGGACACCGTGGCGCGCCTGGGCGGCGACGAGTTCGTGGTGATGATGAGCGATCTCTCCCACGACCGGCAGGAAGCCGCAACGATCGCGCGGCGCATCGGCGAGAAGATCCTGCATGCCGTGGCCCAGCCCTACCACCTGCAGCAGCAGATGCACCAGAACACCTGCAGCGTCGGCGCCGCCATCTTCGGCGACCAGCGCCAGACCGCGGCCGACCTGCTCAAGCAGGCGGACATCGCCATGTACCAGGTCAAGGCGCAGCGCGGCAATGCGCTGTGCTTCTTCGATCCGCAGATGCAGGTCGTCATCAGCCAGCGCGCGCGGCTCGAATCCGACCTGCAGGCCGCCATCGCCGCGCAGGAGTTCGTGCTGTATTACCAGCCCCAGTTCTCTCGCGCGGGAGAGGTGATCGGGGCGGAGGGGCTGCTGCGCTGGAAGCATCCCGAGCGGGGCCTGATCGCCCCGGGCGAGTTCATCGCCGTGGCCGAGGAGAGCGAACTCATCGTGCCGATCGGCCAGTGGGTGCTGCGTACTGCCTGCGCGCAGCTCGCGGCCTGGAGCGGCGACCCCCGGCTCGCGGGCCTGCACATCGCGGTAAACGTCAGCGCACGGCAGTTCCGCCATCCGGACTTCGTCACCAGCGTGGTCGAGGCCCTGCAGCATGCGGGCGTGAAACCCCACCTGCTGGAGCTGGAGCTGACGGAATCCCTGGTGCTCGACAACGTGGACGATTCCGTCGCCAAGATGCACCTGTTGCGCACCAAGGGCGTGCGCTTCTCGGTGGACGACTTCGGCACGGGCTACTCGTCGCTGGCCTACCTGACCCGCCTGCCGCTGCACCAGTTGAAGATCGACCAGTCTTTCGTGCGCAACCTGGGCAAGCGGCCCACGGACGACGTGATCGTGCAGACCATCATCGGCATGGCCCGCAACCTTGACCTCGAGGTCATCGCCGAAGGCGTGGAAACCCAGGAGCAGCGCGATTTCCTGGACCGGCACGGCTGCGACCTCTACCAGGGCTACCTGTTCGCGCGGCCCATGCCCGCCCAGGATTTCCTCGTCCGCTACGGCTCGGTGGCTTCGGAGCAGCCCGATTGA
- a CDS encoding DUF2169 family type VI secretion system accessory protein: MLDNLTPFAAELLPGHRPDGSACRTLVIKATLDFAGRPVAQGSALPIYRGDAFFGEDGLQGTMRHEADLAPFKPRVDVVFNGFAHAPGGRPAERFDAGLSIGAETRTLRVHGRRVWRRRMGLFPVAEACEPALRVPLVYGLAFGGQDAEDPAAFHAGNPSGTGFSAGVPRDGAPLHQIEWADAPVRLPSGNDPPAGFGCIGRTWLPRRALWGSYAPQELQQAPGLVARMPATFDPAAWNCAHPRMQFAPGQVRPGTRIRWQHLCARGEGETAVPDLQPAVSWAVRGERGTVRPAFDTLVLEPEHGHMVMVWRHTFDREAARYLESLQVHL, encoded by the coding sequence ATGCTGGACAACCTGACGCCCTTCGCCGCGGAGCTGCTGCCGGGCCACCGGCCGGACGGTAGCGCGTGCCGGACGCTGGTCATCAAGGCCACGCTGGATTTCGCGGGCAGGCCCGTCGCCCAGGGCAGCGCGCTGCCGATCTACCGCGGCGACGCGTTTTTCGGGGAGGACGGGCTGCAGGGCACCATGCGGCACGAGGCCGACCTGGCCCCGTTCAAGCCGCGGGTGGACGTGGTTTTCAACGGCTTCGCCCATGCACCCGGAGGCCGTCCGGCGGAGCGGTTCGACGCGGGCCTGTCCATCGGCGCGGAAACCCGTACGCTGCGCGTCCACGGCCGGCGCGTGTGGCGCCGGCGCATGGGGCTGTTCCCCGTGGCGGAGGCCTGCGAGCCGGCGCTGCGCGTGCCGCTGGTGTACGGCCTCGCCTTCGGCGGGCAGGACGCGGAAGACCCGGCGGCCTTCCATGCCGGCAACCCATCGGGCACCGGTTTCAGCGCCGGGGTGCCGCGGGACGGCGCGCCGCTGCACCAGATCGAGTGGGCCGATGCGCCCGTGCGCCTGCCTTCCGGCAATGACCCGCCCGCGGGTTTCGGCTGCATCGGACGCACGTGGCTGCCCCGACGCGCCCTGTGGGGCAGCTATGCCCCGCAGGAACTGCAGCAGGCGCCCGGCCTCGTGGCACGCATGCCCGCCACCTTCGACCCGGCGGCCTGGAATTGCGCCCACCCGCGCATGCAGTTCGCGCCGGGCCAGGTCCGGCCGGGCACGCGCATCCGCTGGCAGCACCTGTGCGCCCGGGGCGAGGGGGAAACCGCCGTGCCGGACCTGCAGCCGGCCGTGTCCTGGGCGGTGCGGGGCGAGCGTGGCACCGTCCGCCCCGCGTTCGACACCCTCGTGCTGGAGCCCGAGCACGGCCACATGGTGATGGTCTGGCGGCACACGTTCGACAGGGAAGCCGCCCGGTACCTGGAAAGCCTGCAGGTGCATCTCTGA
- a CDS encoding metallophosphoesterase family protein — MSVLMHLSDLHFGAHDPRACAAVQALARALPVSVVVVSGDLTQRATVPQFEAAHAFISALPVRHTLVMPGNHDLPLFAWWERLGGAYRRYARWWGDDREPVCDAGGFFVVGVDTTRAWRHRRGSLSPEQIDRAAQRLAAAPPGRWRILATHHPLVARHPGDADHRPHRAAEALARWRAAGAELLLSGHAHEPGLVEALPGLRAAQAGTAVSVRLRAQAPNSLLTLETGPEGRQLTRWDFDQETGEFVAHHPARWNL, encoded by the coding sequence ATGAGCGTATTGATGCACCTGTCCGATCTGCACTTCGGCGCCCACGATCCGCGTGCCTGCGCGGCGGTGCAGGCGCTCGCGCGCGCACTGCCTGTATCCGTGGTGGTGGTGTCGGGCGATCTCACCCAGCGCGCGACGGTCCCGCAGTTCGAGGCCGCCCATGCATTCATCTCCGCGTTGCCTGTCCGCCACACGCTGGTCATGCCCGGCAACCACGACCTGCCCCTGTTCGCCTGGTGGGAGCGGCTCGGTGGGGCCTACCGGCGCTATGCCCGCTGGTGGGGGGACGACCGGGAGCCCGTGTGCGATGCCGGCGGGTTCTTCGTGGTGGGGGTCGATACCACGCGGGCCTGGCGCCACCGCCGGGGAAGCCTCTCGCCGGAGCAGATCGACAGGGCGGCACAGAGGCTGGCGGCCGCGCCGCCCGGCCGCTGGCGCATCCTCGCCACGCACCATCCCCTGGTGGCTCGGCATCCGGGCGATGCCGACCACCGCCCGCACCGCGCGGCCGAGGCGCTGGCGCGCTGGCGGGCCGCGGGTGCCGAACTGCTGCTGTCCGGGCACGCCCACGAGCCCGGCCTGGTCGAGGCACTGCCGGGGCTGCGGGCCGCGCAGGCCGGAACGGCCGTGTCGGTGCGGCTGCGGGCGCAGGCACCCAACAGCCTGCTGACTTTGGAGACCGGCCCTGAGGGCCGGCAGCTGACCCGCTGGGATTTCGACCAGGAAACGGGAGAATTCGTCGCCCACCATCCTGCCAGGTGGAATCTATGA
- a CDS encoding diacylglycerol/lipid kinase family protein: MPPSVPTSSSAVSGPGPVHLVVPHRPGADHGQLRGRLESLEPLRRHAVQWHVPAVRAGIVQAADEAARAALASGGIVVACGGDGTINAVAAAAWRHGVRMGVIPAGTFNYFAREQSLSLDLAQAAQDILQALHDGDERPVRVGYVNDSMFLVNAAVGLYPRLLEQREMASRRFGRSRWVAIVSAVWSFLRPSSARRWRVSLRAHRGADTLVQEEFFASTLFVGNNPLQLERLGIPQARDVAEGDHLAVLLLKPQGRWATARTVWHAAIGHLDRDDAVISLACSEMVVEPASWRPAQVKVAFDGERAWMSPPLRFRVEDRPLWLVAPTATAKDEEAEGAGGRAAVTTDPEPVAEPADAGNDAPAPSPLPGVVPGMAAAAA; encoded by the coding sequence ATGCCACCTTCCGTCCCGACCTCCTCTTCCGCCGTGTCCGGGCCCGGCCCCGTGCATCTGGTGGTACCGCACCGGCCGGGCGCGGACCATGGCCAGTTGCGGGGCCGGCTGGAATCCCTGGAGCCGCTGCGCCGCCATGCGGTGCAGTGGCACGTGCCCGCGGTGCGGGCCGGCATCGTGCAGGCGGCGGACGAGGCGGCGCGGGCCGCCCTGGCCTCGGGCGGCATCGTCGTGGCCTGCGGCGGCGACGGCACCATCAATGCCGTGGCCGCGGCGGCGTGGCGGCATGGCGTCCGCATGGGCGTCATTCCCGCGGGCACCTTCAATTACTTCGCACGCGAGCAGAGCCTGTCGCTGGATCTGGCCCAGGCGGCGCAAGACATCCTGCAGGCGCTGCACGACGGCGACGAGCGGCCGGTGCGCGTGGGCTATGTGAACGACAGCATGTTCCTCGTGAACGCCGCGGTCGGCCTGTATCCGCGCCTGCTCGAGCAGCGGGAAATGGCGTCGCGGCGCTTCGGCCGCTCCCGCTGGGTGGCGATCGTCTCGGCCGTGTGGAGCTTCCTGCGGCCGTCTTCGGCGCGGCGCTGGCGGGTATCGCTGCGTGCCCACCGCGGCGCGGACACCCTGGTGCAGGAAGAGTTCTTCGCCTCCACGCTGTTCGTGGGCAACAACCCGCTGCAACTGGAGCGGCTGGGCATTCCCCAGGCGCGCGACGTCGCCGAGGGGGACCACCTCGCGGTGCTGCTGCTCAAGCCGCAGGGCCGGTGGGCCACGGCCCGCACGGTGTGGCATGCCGCCATCGGCCACCTGGACCGCGACGATGCCGTCATCAGCCTGGCCTGTTCCGAGATGGTGGTGGAGCCGGCCAGCTGGCGCCCCGCCCAGGTCAAGGTGGCGTTCGACGGGGAGCGGGCCTGGATGTCGCCGCCGCTGCGCTTCCGCGTGGAAGACCGGCCGCTGTGGCTCGTGGCGCCCACGGCGACCGCCAAGGATGAAGAGGCAGAGGGCGCGGGCGGGCGCGCCGCCGTCACCACCGATCCTGAACCGGTGGCGGAGCCAGCCGACGCCGGCAACGACGCACCGGCGCCAAGCCCTTTGCCGGGCGTGGTGCCGGGCATGGCCGCGGCGGCGGCCTGA
- a CDS encoding 3-oxoacyl-ACP synthase encodes MTPLSIAATGACTPVGTRAWQTASSLAAGLSAFTRQAIAGQANHRATVSRVPGIDPSSTGTERLVRLAAPALHEALRSGPPPATGWPLQRPIPLFVALPEPWAERPGGIDADRFALELPRALDLAPEFLPLTLYAGGAVGGADALSGAYRFMQAHPDVPEVLVGGVDSLADPAVVELLYQRRWVQVAGHCEGFVASEAAAFVRLSRSPVAGEFATVYPPAFGEEAAPRVGEASLLDGRALIQAARAALQTARMPADALHSYWSDMDGSPWRGAERASLSAAFAADGGLAPARDPAAFLGEVGAAWVPLMLSLFHEMRQALSHPVMPARLAGHAGLQAVTGLSTRTAAWVATWDHARPARPAAGAGRGALPIPS; translated from the coding sequence ATGACGCCTCTTTCCATCGCCGCCACCGGCGCCTGCACCCCCGTCGGCACCCGCGCCTGGCAGACCGCCTCCAGCCTCGCCGCGGGCCTGTCCGCCTTCACCCGGCAGGCCATCGCCGGCCAGGCCAACCACCGCGCCACCGTCTCGCGCGTGCCCGGCATCGACCCTTCCTCCACCGGCACGGAGCGCCTCGTGCGCCTGGCCGCCCCGGCGCTGCACGAGGCCCTGCGCTCCGGGCCGCCGCCCGCCACGGGCTGGCCCCTGCAGCGGCCGATACCGCTGTTCGTGGCCCTGCCCGAGCCCTGGGCGGAACGGCCCGGCGGCATCGATGCCGACCGCTTCGCGCTGGAACTGCCGCGCGCCCTGGATCTCGCCCCTGAATTCCTGCCCCTGACCCTGTATGCGGGCGGCGCGGTGGGCGGCGCCGATGCGCTGTCTGGCGCCTACCGCTTCATGCAGGCGCACCCCGACGTGCCCGAAGTGCTCGTGGGCGGCGTGGACAGCCTCGCCGACCCGGCCGTGGTGGAGCTGCTGTACCAGCGCCGCTGGGTGCAGGTGGCCGGCCACTGCGAAGGCTTCGTCGCCTCCGAGGCCGCCGCCTTCGTGCGCCTGTCGCGCTCGCCCGTGGCCGGGGAATTCGCCACCGTCTATCCGCCGGCCTTCGGCGAGGAAGCCGCCCCGCGCGTGGGCGAGGCATCGCTGCTGGACGGCCGCGCCCTGATCCAGGCCGCGCGCGCCGCGCTGCAGACCGCGCGCATGCCCGCCGATGCGCTGCATTCCTACTGGTCGGACATGGACGGCTCCCCATGGCGCGGGGCCGAACGGGCCAGCCTGTCGGCCGCCTTCGCCGCGGACGGCGGGCTCGCTCCCGCGCGCGATCCAGCAGCCTTCCTGGGCGAGGTCGGCGCCGCGTGGGTGCCCCTCATGCTCTCGCTCTTCCATGAAATGCGCCAGGCGCTCTCGCACCCCGTCATGCCAGCGCGCCTCGCGGGCCATGCGGGCCTGCAGGCCGTCACCGGCCTGTCCACGCGCACCGCCGCCTGGGTCGCCACCTGGGACCATGCGCGGCCCGCGCGCCCGGCGGCGGGCGCCGGCCGCGGTGCCCTTCCGATTCCCTCCTGA
- a CDS encoding TRAP transporter substrate-binding protein, with the protein MVKNRCYWEDTYLAANLRAPCTGRFVRCHLIRALPAAASVRRAALACALALAAVPAGAAPAEPALPASPPAPSASAPGGAAPYRLRIVGNLGALSQYSRREAPFWTRDLPRLSGGRFTASIVPFDRAGVPGIEMLRLIELGVVPLGTVLMSSLTAQYPQYTAADLPALNPTLADLRASVQAFRPYLQDELRRHHHFEMLAVYVYPAQVLFCKSALSGLADLKGRRVRVSSAAQADFIASLGGVAVYTGFSQIVPSLQAGDSECAITGTMSGNTLGLHRMTRYLHTLPITWGLSFFGANDEAWAAMPPELRALLLRELPRLEDAVWRDAEAETEEGVACNSGAPACVNGEKGSMVVVPLSPEDDARRRRLLSESVLPSWLRRCGDGCAAVWRRTVGRARGIPVPETP; encoded by the coding sequence ATGGTAAAAAACCGGTGCTACTGGGAGGACACCTATTTGGCAGCGAACCTTCGCGCGCCCTGCACCGGCAGATTCGTCCGTTGCCACCTGATCCGTGCCTTGCCTGCTGCCGCGTCCGTGCGGCGGGCGGCGCTGGCCTGCGCGCTCGCTCTGGCCGCAGTGCCGGCGGGCGCCGCACCCGCCGAGCCGGCCCTGCCAGCGTCCCCGCCGGCGCCGTCGGCCTCCGCGCCGGGCGGGGCGGCGCCCTACCGGCTGCGCATCGTCGGCAACCTCGGGGCCCTGTCGCAGTATTCCCGGCGCGAGGCGCCGTTCTGGACCAGGGACCTTCCGCGCCTGAGCGGCGGGCGCTTCACCGCCTCCATCGTCCCCTTCGACCGCGCGGGCGTGCCCGGCATCGAGATGCTGCGCCTGATCGAACTGGGTGTGGTGCCGCTGGGCACGGTGTTGATGAGCTCGCTCACCGCCCAGTATCCGCAGTACACCGCGGCCGACCTCCCGGCGCTCAATCCCACCCTGGCGGACCTGCGGGCGTCCGTGCAGGCCTTCCGGCCGTACCTGCAGGACGAACTGCGCAGGCACCACCATTTCGAGATGCTGGCGGTGTACGTGTATCCCGCGCAGGTGCTGTTCTGCAAGAGCGCCCTGTCGGGGCTGGCGGACCTCAAGGGACGGCGCGTGCGCGTCTCGTCCGCGGCGCAGGCGGACTTCATCGCCTCGCTGGGCGGCGTGGCCGTCTATACGGGCTTCAGCCAGATCGTGCCCAGCCTGCAGGCGGGCGACAGCGAATGCGCCATCACCGGGACGATGTCGGGCAACACGCTCGGCCTGCACCGCATGACCCGCTACCTGCACACCCTGCCCATCACCTGGGGGCTGTCCTTCTTCGGCGCCAATGACGAGGCATGGGCCGCCATGCCCCCCGAGCTGCGGGCGCTGCTGCTGCGCGAGCTGCCCCGGCTGGAAGATGCCGTCTGGCGCGATGCGGAGGCCGAGACGGAAGAGGGCGTGGCCTGCAACAGCGGCGCACCCGCCTGCGTCAATGGCGAGAAAGGCTCCATGGTCGTGGTGCCCCTGTCGCCAGAGGATGACGCCCGGCGCCGGCGCCTGCTCTCCGAATCCGTGCTGCCCAGCTGGCTGCGCCGCTGCGGCGATGGCTGCGCTGCCGTCTGGCGCCGCACCGTGGGCCGGGCGCGCGGCATTCCCGTGCCGGAGACCCCCTGA